The sequence GATCCTTTGTCATTGAAATGGATTGATTTGTTCTCGATTGTCATCCACGCAAATAATATTCAAATCCTGTTCAATTCCTGCTCGACCAAGGCAATCAATGCATTaatgaaaaaaatagaataaaaccATTGCTGACGTAGAAATGCTGAGAAAGATAGACTGTGCCATAAAgacaatctgaaatggaccactgATGGCCATATGAGTCATCAGTTGTCCATTTCGGATTGTCTTTATGGTTCCTTGGTATATcacctgtttatttatttatttaaggaaagcaaatatatttatttttatgaacAGACCTACAAGCTTTCAGGCAAGCCTTCAACATATCACATATTGACTGGAAAGAAAGCATTGTATGTGAACATTACTCTCTCCCACGCACAATGCAACATGTGGAGTATATATATTACGTGATTGTGCTACAATTCCACAAACTAACATATGGAGTATTTGAATTGAATGGACTCTTTAGCTCAAGCTGACTCATGAGGCCTTGAATCAGTCCCCGAAGTCGGGGCTGAATTGCCCAACTCGCCAAGGTTGGGGATGACCGGGTGTGGCTTAGTGGCATTAAACTGGATCAGATCGCACCGAATGCAAGTCAATTTGAACGAACCGATCTTACTCATCCTCGCCTTAAAACCATGAGTTTAATCTAATGGTAAAGGATCGTGTTGGGTGTGGAAGCAGCGGTGACAACCACAGCGGACTCAGATGGGAGCttcttatcaggtgggcccacaccgTATGGATGCCTTTTCTCAAAAGTCATTCATTAGGCGGACCCCATGTGTACAAAATATTGGAGGGTCTAAGACAAACtaaccaacggtccacattcaatcgGCAGGAATGACCTACCAGATCATCAGAACAATTGATCTTTTACGGTGGAATCGATTTGATGCTATGATTTGATGGGATTTCAGACCACTCCAAAAGTGGACGGTCCAAGCCAACTTGGATGAATCGTACAAGTGCAAGTCTTAGAACCATGATTTCAAGCTAGTGGTAAAGGACCGTGTTGGGCACGGAAGCAGCAATGACATTTGTGCCACAGCGGACCCCGATGGGAGCGCTTCTTATCAGGTGTATATGCCTTTTCCGAGgctgattgcgtggtgtgccacacagtACTGAACTCGTTGGTGTGTtggcatcaccaagttctatggcccaccaagatgtatgtattatatccatactatccatccatttgcaggatcattttagatcatgagcccaaaaatgaggcagatataaaactcaagtgaatcacaccacaaaagacaatggggataatgattcctACCGAACCGTCTtacggtccaccatgatatttatttgtcattcaatctgttcataaggtcacacaaacctggatgaaggaaaaaaaattagattgatcgaaaacttctgtgcccttaataggttttcaatggtagaccttaaATCCCCACTtcttcagtggtgtggtccacttgaactttttgGTCTGCCTTATTTTTATGCTCATTCACTACAaggatctcataaaatggatggacggtatagatataacacatacatcatggtggggtccacagaacttggtgacgtcaacacaccacggaGGTCTTTTCTTGAAAGTCAGGTGTactatccattcattaggtgggccacatgtgtacaaAACAATGGAGGGTCCAAGAGAAGccaaccaatggtccacattcaacctgcAGGTATGCCTCACCAGATCATCAGAACAATTGATCTTTTCCAGTGGGATCAATTTGTTGCCATGATTTGATGTGATTTCGGACCAATCCAAAAGTGGAcggtatatatataaaataataataataaatgcttGCACGAGTGCATGGTTGCGAGGGAACCTTTAAGTTTCACTTCAAGTGGGATTGATACGTTGAAAGTTTTAAGATTTTAAAAGTCTTATCAGAAACTGTCAATGGCTCCAATGAAAGGTAGCGAGAGTGACAGAAAAACCCTAATTATCAAGTGGAGTGATTGaatgctctggcagagtatgatggttgatactcaTGCGCTCATAAGTTATACGACTAGCAAACATTTACTCAAATTACACCGACTTAATCGTGGAACCCTCTATCAGATAATGCTCACAATCCGTACATCTACTTTCGATTTTTAGACGTTTGTTGAAATAGTATCATTAGATTTTTTTCATTTAACCGTCCATAAATGCCAATGAATCTTAGATTCAGATTACTAAATAAGCTTAAGTTTTGATTCATGATACATCCAAACAGGGACctctaattttatttatttattttaaattatgctATTTTTGAGTAattttaagtgcatgtgtatcattcatctcactctaccagagtatcaaagttattTTCAAGAAACGAACCTCACGGGCAAAAACTACAGGCCGGCCGTGAGGTTTGATAATTAAATGTTATGAATGATTTAATAATGCATTGTGTCCACAGTGCTTACACTCCGAATATGATAATAGCCAACTGATTTGGCTGCTATAATTTGGAGCACTTTCTATTTTactctgagggtgtatttggattGAAGATTAATTAGGTGAAGCATTCAGGTTACATCGACAAGATATTTGTATTTGATTCGAGAGAAGAATGTTGGGGAAAGTACTCTGCCTTTGACTCCATGGGAAGTGGATTGTGTGGTGTGCCTCACCATGATCTCGTGAGTGGTAAGAGATGTTGTCAAGTtttgtaagccccaccatgatgtataggttaTAATCACATTGTCCATCCAATTTCAACACATGCACGTGTGTGTGTCTCCCAATGCTCACGGAACTCGCGTGAACATTTTCGAGAATTCATCATACCTGATGTGACTCTGAAATTTGAATGATTCATGTGAGGCCGCACATCATGAAACCCTCGCCtcaattttttactttgatccaaaactttggtgagccatgaaaaatggaaaaaaatttcctcccttgatttgcatttatctttgctatggcccattagAATTTTATATCACAGAGAAAATTTATccttaggggtttcatgggattccgcatcacatgaactGTTTAGATTAGATGCTcataacacgtgtgcaaaggtgcaaaCATGCACaagtgtgtgtgtgcacgcgcgcgcgcgtgtatatatatatatatatatatcacacacaACTAGATGCACCATTCTGTGGTGGGCCATAGGCTTTCAAATCAAGTCCATCCATGACTTGGGTTGGCAACGCCACATAGAATTGTTGGGAAGGATaccctcctattaaaacattcataatcatttattgagcccattgagatgtggctcacaaatccaacccattcattgtgtgtgtcccacttggatgaagggttggactaagtttcagccacatccaaaactcaactgggccccaccaattgtttttatatgttttaggcatgtcttcctatggttttagatggtatggcccacatggattccctatatggttgatttttgggatatcccataaccttaaGGGTACCCgtcaaatgcacagtgtagatgtTTGCAacacatcacagtagggcccacatagcttgatgtcatgggaacttcccataaaaGAAAAGGCAAATTTTAAAAGCATTCTTTTAAGCACACTGCCTGAAATTTATTGAATTGAAAGAAATAACTCTATACATTCATTCGGGTGGCCCCGCCAGTCATAGAGATCAAAGGGATACGTAAGCTATAAGGAACGTAAGCAACATGACAAGAAATTCTCCTTTTCTGACTGTTCTGCTGAAACAACACTGCTCACCAAAGGGATGGCTTGCAGCAGACATACGATCCACAAACATGATCAATGCAGCAATAGTATGCAATAGATGTTGGGAAGTATGTGGCAGAAGTCGAAATAAATAAGACAGaaatatcaaaattcaaatcaagttcaaagcatgtattagaaaaaaaaaaaagaaaaaaaagaaaaaaaagaaaaagaagaagaagcatgtaTTAGATAcgctttttgttaaaaaattaattatttgCCCCCCTCCACGTGCAGCAATCACAAAGAAACTATGACAAGAACCCTGGCACGCAGTTTTGTAATTTGGATAGACTGTGTTATGAGCAAACAATGCACTTCGAGTGTTTGCATTGAGAAAATAATAGGAGGATTTATGTCGCTCTTGAAAGAGCAATGAAAAATGTGATTAATCCTTGATTTACACTGGATTTGATGGATAATGAAAAGCCATGTGTTTTGGCAAAGAGGCATTTCTGATTCTGTAATGATTCAAAATAGTCATTTCTGATTCGTTTTCATGGCCAAATGATGCAACGGTCAGATTCTATCAGTTGAAACATCGAAATGGTTGAATTCTATAGGCCAAAAGTTCTCAATGGTTGATTTCTACCAATTAATTTCCATCGATTGATCATTAAAACGACGGATCTCATGATGGACAATATATGGCAATGGCCGATTTAGGAACGGCTTTGCCCAGTGGCACCATGATTCACATCGATCGACGGTAGGTCACGTGAGAGTTTTATTTACAACAAGAtgtgcacgtgcgaagtgcaaatgATGTAAAGTGGGCCGCGGAcacttttatggccaagatggaccaaagaaagcCCAATTGGATATAGAAGTGATTAGGACCATCACAACACAAATGTAGGCATATCTTGaaaattggaatgagttattcaatgtatagtgtatgattttgggtagcagaagatactttagccaaccaactccgCTGTGCTGGGTTGCCTTTGCTGAATTTGggagatttcatcaaatcaatggtcgaaagcccattttaatttcgtttttactatttatagtaagttttaattcgatcatagcTCTTCATCCATTGAGCTTTAGGGgccgtgcccaacatgaaaatggcttagaaaatttaggagaataatctAGTTAggccaaataagacactatttttggctgaaaaccataaagtctagtagaaatcatgaccatcgGTAAATGTCACATTTTTTTATGGAGTTaagagttatagtttgattctaaaacttcttaaGCTTGATATCACTATTCAAAGGGTTATAATCTCGTTTTAATAATCAAtctatttatttttgaaattattagaGATCATCACGTCTTTCCATGTATCACTAAAGTGCACCACTAGCATCCCACGCCACATGGTGCATGCACTTAAACTAGCAttcttctctttacaatctctaAGTAAAAATGGTAGAGAACTCAAAATTTATAAATCATTCTAGCTTTTTCTCTCCAAGCAATTGTGAGACTAAAATTTTTCAAAGAGTTTTACTTTTGCAAACAAATTAAGTTTTTGAGAAAAAAGTTAATTGATTAGAGGTGTCAGCAAAACGCTGTTGTTTGTTCCAAAAACAAAACCCCCTTAATGCCTCGGGACAGCAATGGGGGATGGTCCTACGTGAAGGCCTTCACATAAATTGCTTTGAATGGGTAAATCAAGCTCTTCTGTTGTCAATGAAAATAATATATAACCTCTGTacagaattagaaataaaactgTACACTCACGCAATCCACACGGATGCACGTTTAGTCGACCATGAAGACAACAAAAAGTCACTGTCGACGAAAAAATTCACGTTTGCCCATGAAATTGACGTTCTACCAGACAGTGCTACACAGATTAAAGGCCCTCTTTCAAGAAAGACACCCTTATATGTAAATTCCTTGAGAGGTGAACCATTCCATCTGGACAGCTATTAAGATTCTCTATTCAATAGTGATGGGTTATTTGATAAGATGGTAGAGACTGAGACGTATAGGCATATGCACAAACCATAACAGGCGTCGGTGACACGATATCTAACTAAATCCAAACCGCCCcagtaatgggacccactgtagatgggAATGGCCATAGAATCAGATTGATTAAACGATCTTGACCTGTGATCGACGAGCATTTTTTTATTAGCCTTTGGCCATTGACTATATTTCATTCTGAGCATCCATCAGATATCCACAACTACCCTTCCTCGATCACTACCCATTTATTGAGTGGCCCATTATTTCAACAGCTTGAGGTACATGCTTATGATTATAGTCATCTATTTTTTATTCAAAGGAATTAATTGAAGTCTGCTAcatgaattctctctctctctctctctctctctctctctctctctctctctctctctctctctctctctctctctctctatatatatatatatatatatatatatatatatatatccagttAGACTACAAGGGATCTAGTCTTTTTTAACCACTTAGACCACATGACTTTAGAGCTGCCTTCAACTGTTACGAACTCACCCTTGGGGACACGTACATTTATTTTCTTGCAACTCCTGTCTTATCTTTACCAGCTGATTAGGGATTGAGCTGGAATGGGGCCCACTGCTTTTGCATGCCAAATCCCAAATCCTTTCTGGACCCAGAGCCTTGCTTACGGACTTTGGCTATCGTCATCATCTTCATAATCATCAGACAGAGGTGAGGGCCTGAGTGATTGGTGGGATCGTACACTTTCAGCTATGGGTCGAGTAGGTATTCAGCTCAAAAACGTTGGGCCTCTTTGGAACATGGGATTAGGTGAGGTAAGGTGCATGGGATTGCATTTGGTCTCTAACGGTGaggattggattaatccaagtatcatatcatcaagtctaaATGGTCGATACTACAGGATTTTGGGAGGATCTCCAAATCCACTgcatgggtgggccctacattgatgcatgtgttctattcATGCCATCTATTCATATGCaccctttacatgtgacatttgaGTTGTATATGTATACAGGTGACCGACATCAATTGTGAATCTATCCATTTGGTTTACAATTCCATAGTCCATCAAATGCATTCGATAATTGGGCaaagatgggattaggtgggatggaattgtgtTTGATCACATACAAATTCCATCTTCCCGGTTGAGGAAGACGAGAAGGGTTGGGATTAggtaggatggaattgcatttggtccaatgtgagatttctggtggattttgaaatctactgtaaatgggccccacattgatccatgtattttatccatgttgtccatcacaCCCTTCAcacatgacattctagttatatacatGTACAAGTGACCGACATTTATTGTGAATTTAATTCATTGATTATAATTCCATAGACCACCAAATGGGATTAGAtggccaaaataccatggtatttttcttataacaagAATTTTATTCCAAACATGAGGATTGGATGGCCAAAAACCATGGtattccaaacatgcaatcattggACAATAATTGTGTTAATCCCATCTAGTACAATTCCATGCCATTTAATCACATGGACTAACTAGCCCTAGAGGAAGAATTTGATATCTAATCCCATGAAGCAAACATGCCCGCAAGGTCCATCTCAGAGAGTGTACAACCTTGCCATATCTCCTCACCAAACCAGCTGGTGAGGACTTGAGTCTGTGGGCTGGGTGTTGGGGAATCGTGGAAACACCCATAGATGAATCAAGCATATTCACAATTGCATAACCAAGTTTAAAtaagaacaatccaaattttaagtggaaaaacccttatgggaaaaCACCACGGCATAAAACGACAAGTATATACTGTGAAAGTAGAAAATAACAATAAACAGAGTGTTACTGATTTGAACAAGCATCGAATCCACTTCAAAAGCCCTatctatgcccttgaaacccttaggaatgaattagaaTGCCATCTCTTTTTccctaatcctgattacacctgatatatatactatcataaCCAGAATAGGAAACAATTCCGCACTTACACAATTTTGCGCACATcttcgatgggaccttcgatgccatcgatgaccatcgatatcatcgaacttatttcgatgacatcgagtagcaacTCTAAAATGTTACCACGACTAAAGtgggatttttcagattttcttgatgggatcgagcaccTATCGATGGCATCAATCTCTGCTCGATGCATCAATAGCATGTCTTCAATCGTCATTCATCATAGCTCATAATTATCAATCACCATCTTTAATTCCACCTTCTATCATAGCTCCATCatcgcttcttgtgcacactccatcttccaTTTACACTTTCGCCTAGCCTAATGAAGTTGCATATAACTTGATTTTCTCTATGAAAACCACTTTAGTAAGCATGTTAGCTGGATTCACGCTCGTATGAATCTTCTTTAGAGTCACATCTCATTCCTTAAGCACAGCTATAAGATAAAATGATGATgcgcatcaatatgtttagtacatgagtgatagaCATAATtcttacactaccaaaaaacagggcaaaggctacggataaaaaccatagctaaaagTCTACGGCTACGGTTAAAATCCATAGCACGATCGTAGCCATTGGtgtcgtagccataggtctaaaagctatggctatggataaaattcgtagccatagagataatggatacggattaaatccgtagccgttGCTTTTGTAGCGCTAAAGTAtttacagctacggattatatctatagGTAAAAGTTCAacaagaaccgtagcaataggctgaaattagcaacagCTACGGTTTTTAGATACAAGGCTACAATTAATAGCCGTAGCCAATGGAACTgtaggtacggattaaatccgtagcaatattgtcCGTAGTTTAAAATTATAtacagctacggattttatctatagcaaaaagtagaatgagaaccatAGCAAAAAGTTGAATTTAGCAAGAGCTACTGAATTTAGCAAGAGCTACGGTTTTCAACAAatagctacggttaatagccgtagctaatgtttattgttaattaaaaatttaattagtaatggcagctcttaccattgtagtacaccctgataactcatataagctaatatagataaatactttatggctaaatcattcattcattcaatcattcattcattcaatcaaacacaataattcatttccattcacaaaaatacaatgccaacataatagttatatgcctatttaaagttctcattaatagcaagatccaatgccttctcgcagccaaatagcttctcaacaattgcaagcgaaaactccatggatgtgcatctactggttatcaattttgcaatcaactaacaccctattctcagcttcacTTTGATCTGAAAGCTTACCGCACATGGATGATCATATACCTGTTTGATCTGAAGGAGAATCAATGTTATACGTTGTCAGTCGTTCTTTCAGCTCGAGcacctcatcatcttcctcttcactatcaACGGCAGTCGGCATTTTCTGCTGAAAGATCCAAACCAAAAAGGCAATGAGAAGTCCACAAAAACAGGGAGATGCTTGGGAAATAAGAAGTTTCAGGATTTGCAAGCACACATTTGTAACAGGAGCCTTCTTCGGAGCTCCCCTACCTTTAGGTTTTACCCCCTCAGAAACATGTCCTACGGAGAAAAAAAGATAACATGCATTGAGATGAATGAAATCTTCAGGATGGGAAAAAAATGGTAACTAACAATCCACCCATTTCGGGTTTCAATTTTTGTGCTGCCGATTGGCGTGTGTGTCTAAACATTGGCTTACTGACAAAGATGATTTTTTATTCATCAGAAAAGAATGATGCCTACCAGTTTTAGCTGTAGTACTAACTGATGCTACAGATTCAACAATAGTATCTACTTCATTGGCTTTCTTGGTGTTGCTCTTTCTTGGGTTCTTTCCAACTTGTCTAGAAGCC is a genomic window of Magnolia sinica isolate HGM2019 chromosome 15, MsV1, whole genome shotgun sequence containing:
- the LOC131226980 gene encoding uncharacterized protein LOC131226980 — its product is MEGRAGKPLAKASRQVGKNPRKSNTKKANEVDTIVESVASVSTTAKTGHVSEGVKPKGRGAPKKAPVTNQKMPTAVDSEEEDDEVLELKERLTTYNIDSPSDQTGI